One genomic region from Desulfovibrio sp. Fe33 encodes:
- a CDS encoding ATP-dependent 6-phosphofructokinase: protein MKACKSEGGTPKTTEISTVGVAKIANPIKFGRFVDEDNAVLVNITRRTVEGSPKSRKKPEHIYFEPAGPRDKIYYDPSKTKCAVVTCGGLCPGLNDVIRAIVMAAHHEYKVPSVLGIQYGLAGFVPEQGYDVIDLTPEFVSRIHEFGGTVLGSSRGPQDPEVIVDALERMNVSILFMVGGDGTMRAASKVVAEIEKRGLSISVVGLPKTIDNDINYVSPSFGFDTSVETAAMAIKGAHVEATGAPWGIGLVKVMGRSAGFIAAQSALSCQEVNFCLIPEDPFDIHGENGFLAALDERMKSRGNAVIVVAEGAGQDLLEDTGKADASGNVQLSDIASLLKKEIHEHFAKQGIETTLKYIDPSYIIRSVPANANDRIYCSFLGIHAVHAGMSGRTGLVISRWNGRYVHIPMSLVTKGKKSINTCSNYWRAVLESTGQPVSMKND from the coding sequence ATGAAAGCATGTAAATCCGAGGGCGGCACGCCCAAAACCACTGAAATTTCCACCGTCGGCGTCGCCAAGATAGCCAACCCGATCAAATTTGGCCGCTTCGTCGACGAGGACAACGCCGTGCTGGTGAACATCACCCGCCGGACCGTGGAGGGGTCCCCCAAAAGCCGCAAAAAGCCCGAGCACATCTATTTCGAGCCCGCCGGTCCCAGGGACAAGATATACTACGACCCCAGCAAGACCAAATGCGCGGTCGTCACCTGCGGCGGGTTGTGCCCCGGCCTGAACGACGTCATCCGGGCCATCGTCATGGCCGCCCACCACGAATACAAGGTCCCGTCCGTGCTCGGCATCCAATACGGCCTCGCCGGGTTCGTGCCCGAGCAGGGATACGACGTCATCGACCTGACCCCTGAATTCGTCTCGCGCATCCACGAATTCGGCGGCACGGTGCTGGGCTCTTCGCGCGGGCCCCAGGACCCCGAGGTCATCGTTGACGCGCTTGAGCGCATGAATGTCTCCATCCTGTTCATGGTCGGCGGCGACGGGACCATGCGCGCGGCCTCCAAGGTGGTGGCCGAGATCGAGAAGCGCGGGCTGTCCATCTCCGTTGTCGGCCTGCCGAAGACCATCGACAACGACATCAACTACGTTTCGCCGTCCTTCGGCTTCGACACCTCGGTGGAAACCGCCGCCATGGCCATAAAGGGGGCGCACGTGGAGGCCACGGGCGCGCCGTGGGGCATCGGACTGGTCAAGGTCATGGGCCGCAGCGCCGGATTCATCGCGGCCCAAAGCGCCCTGTCCTGCCAGGAGGTCAACTTCTGCCTCATCCCCGAAGACCCCTTCGACATCCACGGCGAAAACGGTTTTCTCGCCGCCCTGGACGAACGCATGAAATCGCGCGGCAACGCGGTCATCGTGGTGGCCGAGGGCGCGGGCCAGGACCTGCTCGAAGACACCGGCAAGGCTGACGCCTCGGGCAATGTCCAGTTGAGCGACATCGCCTCGCTGCTCAAAAAGGAAATACACGAACATTTCGCGAAACAGGGCATCGAGACAACGCTCAAGTACATCGACCCGAGCTACATCATCCGGTCGGTCCCGGCCAACGCCAACGACCGCATCTACTGCTCGTTCCTGGGCATCCACGCCGTCCATGCGGGCATGTCCGGCCGCACGGGCCTGGTCATCTCCCGCTGGAACGGACGATACGTGCATATTCCCATGAGCCTGGTCACCAAGGGGAAAAAGAGCATCAACACCTGTTCGAACTACTGGCGCGCCGTGCTCGAATCCACGGGACAGCCCGTATCCATGAAGAACGATTAA
- a CDS encoding zinc metalloprotease HtpX, whose amino-acid sequence MTSQIKTLLLLSLLTGLLMALGGAMGGRAGLFLAFGFAMLMNVGSYWYSDKIVLRMYKAQPLSPGDAPHIHRVVEEMARAAGIPKPRIVLVPQDAPNAFATGRNPQNAVVAVTRGIVNILDPDELKGVLAHELGHIVNRDILIQTIAAVLAGAIVFIANILQWTAIFGGGSRDEEGSNPLAALVMAFLAPIAATLIQMAISRSREYLADSTGAKLSNPNDLADALAKLDAASRQVPLQGNPVTENLFIVNPFSGRRAASLFATHPPIEDRIARLRAMSQGR is encoded by the coding sequence ATGACCAGCCAGATAAAAACCCTGCTGCTTTTGAGCCTGCTGACCGGCCTGCTGATGGCCCTGGGAGGGGCTATGGGCGGCCGTGCGGGCCTGTTCCTGGCGTTCGGCTTCGCCATGCTCATGAACGTGGGAAGCTATTGGTATTCTGACAAGATCGTCCTGCGCATGTACAAGGCGCAGCCCCTGTCGCCCGGCGACGCCCCGCACATCCACCGGGTTGTTGAGGAAATGGCCCGGGCGGCGGGCATTCCCAAACCCCGCATAGTGCTCGTCCCCCAGGATGCGCCCAACGCCTTCGCCACGGGCCGCAACCCGCAGAACGCCGTGGTCGCCGTGACCCGGGGCATCGTCAATATTCTCGATCCCGACGAACTCAAGGGCGTGCTGGCCCACGAACTCGGCCACATCGTCAACCGCGACATCCTCATTCAGACCATAGCCGCCGTCCTGGCCGGGGCCATCGTGTTCATCGCCAACATCCTTCAGTGGACGGCCATTTTCGGCGGCGGTTCCCGCGACGAGGAGGGGAGCAATCCGCTGGCCGCCCTGGTCATGGCTTTCCTCGCGCCCATCGCGGCCACCCTGATCCAGATGGCCATTTCCCGGTCCCGCGAATACCTGGCGGACTCCACGGGCGCTAAGCTCTCCAACCCGAACGATCTGGCCGACGCGCTGGCCAAGCTCGACGCTGCTTCCAGGCAGGTGCCGCTCCAGGGCAATCCCGTCACGGAGAACCTGTTCATCGTCAACCCGTTCAGCGGCCGCAGGGCGGCGTCCCTGTTCGCCACTCATCCTCCCATCGAGGACCGCATCGCGCGTCTCCGGGCCATGTCCCAGGGCAGGTAG
- a CDS encoding trypsin-like peptidase domain-containing protein: protein MKRAVFLLSLLLLVFASTPALSADRRTPVVRAVQAVSPSVVNITVTSVARGGGGSPFGDPFFDQFFNEYYGRQPRQSRSLGSGVIIDGEKGLVLTNAHVVASGGEIAVRLMDGREFKADLVGSDSDFDLAVLKLEDGGGLPQVSMGDSDGIFIGETVIAIGNPFGYSNTVTTGVVSALNRPMKTNSGAFGSFIQTDAAINPGNSGGPLLNINGELIGINTAIQARAEGIGFAIPINKAKHVIAELLDSGHVSPIWLGLFGQDVDQAVARYFDLENLNGMLVTEVHPGTPAAGASIKPGDVVLGFNGRTVANKSDYLNRLANVTKSESVALDVLRDGKRSRLNLRPQVLDKTMALDLVRNRWGFGLVDRSKSPGAEVTGVVPGSAAARLGLKQGDIIHQIGNRSLATGVDLLNAFLRNRMQKTVLMRVQRGRNLYTVRMTL from the coding sequence ATGAAACGCGCTGTCTTCCTCCTTTCCCTGCTTCTGCTCGTTTTCGCGTCCACTCCGGCCCTTTCCGCAGACCGCCGGACTCCGGTGGTCCGCGCGGTTCAGGCCGTCAGTCCCTCGGTGGTCAACATCACCGTCACCTCGGTCGCGCGGGGCGGAGGCGGCTCGCCCTTCGGCGATCCCTTTTTCGACCAATTTTTCAACGAGTACTACGGTCGGCAGCCGCGCCAGTCCAGGAGCCTCGGCTCGGGCGTCATCATCGACGGCGAAAAAGGACTGGTCCTGACCAACGCGCACGTCGTGGCCTCGGGCGGCGAGATTGCCGTTCGTCTCATGGACGGCCGCGAATTCAAGGCCGATCTGGTCGGTTCGGATTCCGACTTCGATCTGGCCGTGCTCAAGCTCGAAGACGGCGGAGGGCTTCCCCAGGTCTCCATGGGGGATTCGGACGGCATTTTCATCGGCGAGACCGTTATCGCCATCGGCAACCCGTTCGGCTATTCCAACACCGTGACCACGGGCGTTGTCTCGGCCCTGAACCGGCCCATGAAGACCAACAGCGGAGCCTTCGGCAGCTTTATCCAGACAGACGCCGCCATCAACCCCGGCAACTCCGGCGGGCCGCTCCTGAACATCAACGGCGAGCTCATCGGCATCAACACGGCCATCCAGGCCCGGGCCGAGGGCATCGGCTTCGCCATTCCCATCAACAAGGCCAAGCACGTCATAGCCGAACTGCTCGACTCCGGCCACGTGTCGCCCATCTGGCTCGGCCTGTTCGGCCAGGACGTCGACCAGGCTGTCGCCCGGTATTTCGACCTCGAAAATCTCAACGGGATGCTCGTCACCGAGGTGCATCCCGGCACTCCGGCGGCGGGCGCGTCCATAAAGCCCGGCGATGTGGTTCTCGGCTTCAACGGCCGGACCGTCGCCAACAAGAGCGACTACCTGAACCGGCTGGCCAACGTTACCAAATCCGAATCCGTTGCCCTGGATGTCCTGCGCGACGGAAAGCGGAGCCGCCTGAATCTCAGGCCTCAGGTTCTGGACAAGACAATGGCATTGGATCTCGTGCGCAACCGTTGGGGCTTCGGCCTGGTCGACAGGTCCAAAAGTCCGGGCGCGGAAGTGACCGGCGTGGTTCCCGGTTCCGCCGCCGCCAGGCTCGGTCTCAAGCAGGGCGACATCATCCATCAGATCGGCAATCGCAGCCTGGCCACGGGCGTTGACCTGCTCAACGCCTTCCTGCGGAATCGAATGCAGAAGACGGTCCTGATGCGCGTCCAGCGCGGACGCAATCTCTACACCGTTCGCATGACTCTTTAG
- a CDS encoding class I SAM-dependent methyltransferase gives MFAEHVPDRNARILDFGCGYGRIMAELATAGYADLAGIDFSEPLVRRGLEEHPELDLTAYPGGPLPYGDDSFDAAVMLAVFTCMPDTGVQARALLELKRVLKPGGVLYVNDFLLNRDRRNLDRYQIGQEKYGIYGIFDVEDGGTLRHHDRDHMEALFSGFRTLVFEEVVYETMHGHQSNGFYAVLKMPD, from the coding sequence GTGTTTGCCGAGCATGTTCCCGACAGGAACGCGCGCATTCTGGATTTCGGCTGCGGTTACGGCCGGATCATGGCCGAGCTGGCCACCGCAGGTTACGCGGACCTCGCCGGGATCGATTTTTCCGAGCCCCTTGTCCGACGCGGCCTGGAGGAACATCCGGAGCTTGATCTTACCGCCTATCCCGGCGGCCCTCTGCCCTACGGGGACGACAGCTTCGACGCCGCCGTCATGCTCGCGGTCTTCACCTGTATGCCGGACACCGGCGTCCAGGCCAGGGCCCTTCTCGAGCTGAAGCGGGTGCTCAAACCCGGAGGCGTGCTGTACGTCAACGATTTCCTGCTCAACCGTGACCGCCGCAACCTCGACCGCTATCAGATCGGCCAGGAAAAATACGGCATCTACGGCATCTTCGACGTGGAAGACGGCGGCACCCTCCGACATCACGACCGGGACCACATGGAAGCGCTCTTCTCGGGATTCCGGACTCTGGTTTTCGAAGAGGTCGTATACGAGACCATGCACGGGCACCAATCCAACGGCTTCTATGCCGTGCTGAAAATGCCGGACTAG
- a CDS encoding SurA N-terminal domain-containing protein — protein sequence MLEIMRENASGWIVKILFAIIIIVFVFAFGMSGLDNSGDPTVATVNGQTISRAEYEEMFMRASENLRRSNPDLPAGQLRSPEFKQMVLGELISQKLLLGEAEKLGIRASDKEVAAGIAAVPAFKDEKGAFSNDRYQAALREIRMTPAEFEKSYRRDLTMQKVKDAVAASADVSEAQARQLFDWIAEQVRIDYIEILPVDFRNQADVSAAEVKSYYDENQDRFRIPAQTSLRTITFTPENLARFQTVSDDEIKAYFEANKDSMQEPEQIHARHILVAVKSSDSDADKEKAKARIDKIYEEAKAGADFAQLAKDNSDGPSASNGGDLGWFGKGSMVPDFEEAAFALDKGGVSKPVQTRFGWHVIKVEDKKEGTTKTLEEATDEIKTRLAQEKGSDKVNEMLDQATDRLVSGMKLDDIAAELGIEAVATDPMPAQFLAQTFGMSADAAKAVTDLAPGDTYKSPVSINGGYILVEKIEDIPSSVMALDLVRPTIVDTLKSRKGAELAEKEAEKILAELTGPNAKAAAEKYASRIKTGKPFNRQGNTELGQNEPLAQAAFAAKDNNWLKLVYTMPDGGAVVARLNERIPSPDATWKEQKQFWIDQASQNYRNETLAAFMDDLSKNAKVDIARPDILK from the coding sequence ATGTTAGAAATAATGCGCGAGAACGCGTCCGGCTGGATCGTCAAGATACTCTTCGCCATCATCATCATCGTCTTCGTCTTCGCCTTCGGCATGTCCGGGCTGGACAACTCGGGCGACCCGACCGTGGCCACGGTCAACGGGCAAACCATCTCCAGGGCGGAATACGAGGAGATGTTCATGCGCGCATCGGAAAACCTCCGCCGCTCAAACCCCGATCTGCCCGCCGGGCAGCTTCGGTCGCCCGAATTCAAGCAGATGGTCCTGGGCGAGCTGATCAGCCAGAAGCTGCTCCTCGGCGAGGCCGAAAAGCTCGGCATCCGCGCTTCCGACAAGGAAGTGGCCGCAGGCATCGCGGCCGTGCCCGCCTTCAAGGATGAAAAAGGCGCCTTCAGCAACGACCGCTACCAGGCCGCCCTCCGGGAAATCCGCATGACCCCGGCCGAGTTCGAAAAGAGCTACCGCCGCGATCTGACCATGCAGAAAGTCAAGGACGCCGTGGCCGCCTCGGCCGACGTGTCCGAGGCCCAGGCCCGCCAGCTCTTCGATTGGATCGCCGAGCAGGTGCGCATAGACTACATCGAAATCCTGCCCGTCGACTTCCGCAACCAGGCGGATGTCAGCGCGGCCGAGGTGAAGTCCTACTACGACGAGAACCAGGATCGTTTCAGAATCCCGGCTCAGACCTCCCTGCGGACCATCACCTTCACCCCGGAGAACCTGGCCAGGTTCCAGACCGTCTCCGACGATGAAATCAAGGCCTACTTCGAAGCCAACAAGGACTCCATGCAGGAGCCCGAACAGATTCACGCCCGCCACATCCTGGTCGCGGTTAAGAGCTCCGACTCCGACGCCGACAAGGAAAAGGCCAAGGCCCGCATCGACAAAATCTACGAAGAAGCCAAGGCCGGCGCGGACTTCGCCCAGCTCGCCAAGGACAACTCCGACGGCCCCAGCGCCTCCAACGGCGGCGACCTGGGCTGGTTCGGCAAAGGCTCCATGGTGCCCGACTTCGAGGAAGCGGCCTTCGCCCTGGACAAGGGCGGCGTCTCCAAGCCGGTCCAGACCCGCTTCGGCTGGCACGTCATCAAGGTCGAGGACAAGAAGGAAGGGACCACCAAGACCCTTGAAGAGGCCACGGACGAAATCAAGACCCGTCTGGCCCAGGAAAAGGGCTCCGACAAGGTCAACGAAATGCTCGACCAGGCCACCGACCGCCTTGTCTCCGGCATGAAGCTGGACGACATCGCCGCCGAGCTCGGCATCGAGGCCGTCGCCACCGATCCCATGCCCGCCCAGTTCCTGGCCCAGACCTTCGGCATGTCCGCCGACGCGGCCAAGGCCGTGACGGACCTCGCCCCGGGCGACACATACAAAAGCCCCGTGTCCATCAACGGCGGCTACATACTCGTGGAAAAAATCGAGGACATCCCGTCTTCGGTCATGGCCCTCGACCTGGTCCGCCCGACCATCGTCGATACGCTCAAGAGCCGCAAAGGCGCTGAACTGGCCGAGAAAGAGGCCGAGAAGATTCTTGCCGAGCTGACCGGGCCCAACGCCAAGGCCGCCGCCGAGAAATACGCTTCCCGCATCAAGACCGGCAAGCCGTTCAACCGCCAGGGCAACACCGAGCTCGGCCAGAACGAACCGCTGGCCCAGGCCGCTTTCGCAGCCAAGGACAACAACTGGCTCAAACTCGTCTACACCATGCCCGACGGCGGCGCCGTCGTAGCCCGCCTCAACGAGCGCATCCCGTCCCCTGACGCGACCTGGAAGGAACAGAAGCAATTCTGGATTGACCAGGCGAGCCAGAACTACCGAAACGAAACCCTTGCCGCATTCATGGACGACCTCAGCAAGAACGCCAAGGTCGACATAGCCAGGCCCGACATCCTGAAATAG
- a CDS encoding aconitate hydratase, with protein sequence MGKNITRKIIEKHLVSGNMVPGEEVGLRIDQTLTQDATGTMAWLQYEAIGIGRVRTDLSVSYVDHNTLQMGFRNPDDHRFLRTVAAKSGAVFSPAGTGICHQLHLENFAKPGATLIGSDSHTPTAGGIGAMAMGAGGLSVALGMAGEPYFIPMPKVVKVKLTGELTGWAQGKDVILELLRRLTVKGGVGKVFEYAGPGVASLSVPDRATITNMGAELGATTSIFPSDETTRDFLAKMGRAEDWIELVADPDAEYDEIVEINLSELEPMVAQPHMPDQVCKVKELAGKKIDQVAIGSCTNSSYSDLKNTAQILSGKMTPPETDLLISPGSKQVMKMLAREGLIEPLLDAGARLLECSCGPCIGMGGSPVSAGVSVRTFNRNFEGRSGTQDGQIFLVSAQTAARLALDGEFTDPATWGPAPERVALPDDVPSIRGLFVFPPESGEPVEVLRGPNIVALEDFDKLPGSIEAKVLLKVGDNITTDHILPAGAQITALRSNIPAISQYIFSRVDEGFVGRMKEHGKGIILGGENYGQGSSREHAALGPRHLGVKAVVVKSLARIHRANLINFGILPLLLVDPADYDRMDEGTDLTIPASEITPGGIVNMVAGSGATVAVTNDLTEKELQIIQAGGLLNAVREGKS encoded by the coding sequence ATGGGCAAAAACATCACCCGCAAGATCATCGAGAAGCACCTCGTTTCCGGCAACATGGTTCCCGGCGAGGAGGTGGGCCTGCGCATTGACCAGACCCTGACCCAGGACGCGACCGGCACCATGGCCTGGCTTCAGTATGAAGCGATCGGCATCGGCCGGGTCCGCACCGACCTGTCCGTGAGCTACGTGGACCACAACACCCTTCAGATGGGCTTCCGCAACCCCGACGACCATCGCTTCCTGCGCACCGTGGCCGCCAAGTCCGGGGCGGTATTCTCACCCGCCGGAACCGGCATCTGCCACCAGTTGCACCTGGAAAACTTCGCCAAGCCCGGCGCGACCCTCATCGGCTCCGACTCCCACACCCCCACGGCGGGCGGCATCGGGGCCATGGCCATGGGCGCGGGCGGACTCTCCGTGGCGCTGGGCATGGCGGGCGAACCGTACTTCATTCCCATGCCCAAGGTCGTCAAGGTGAAACTGACCGGCGAGCTGACCGGATGGGCCCAGGGCAAGGACGTCATTCTTGAGCTGCTCCGCCGACTGACCGTCAAGGGCGGCGTGGGCAAGGTCTTCGAATACGCCGGTCCCGGCGTGGCCTCCCTGTCCGTGCCCGACCGCGCGACCATCACCAACATGGGCGCGGAGCTGGGCGCGACCACGTCCATCTTCCCCTCCGACGAAACCACCCGCGATTTCCTGGCCAAGATGGGCCGCGCCGAAGACTGGATCGAACTCGTGGCCGACCCGGACGCCGAATACGACGAAATCGTCGAGATCAACCTGTCCGAACTGGAGCCCATGGTGGCCCAGCCGCACATGCCGGACCAGGTGTGCAAGGTCAAGGAACTGGCGGGCAAGAAAATCGACCAGGTGGCCATCGGCTCCTGCACCAACTCGTCCTACTCCGATCTCAAGAATACCGCCCAGATACTGTCCGGCAAAATGACCCCGCCCGAGACCGACCTGCTCATCTCCCCCGGTTCCAAGCAGGTCATGAAGATGCTTGCGCGCGAAGGCCTCATCGAGCCTCTGCTCGATGCGGGGGCGCGTCTGCTCGAATGTTCCTGCGGCCCGTGCATCGGCATGGGCGGCTCCCCGGTGTCGGCGGGCGTATCCGTGCGCACCTTCAACCGCAATTTCGAAGGCCGCTCCGGCACGCAGGACGGCCAGATATTCCTGGTCTCGGCCCAGACCGCGGCGCGCCTCGCCCTGGACGGCGAATTCACCGACCCGGCCACCTGGGGCCCGGCTCCCGAGCGCGTGGCCCTGCCCGATGACGTCCCGTCCATCCGCGGCCTGTTCGTCTTCCCGCCCGAGAGCGGCGAACCCGTCGAAGTCCTGCGCGGCCCCAACATCGTGGCCCTGGAGGATTTCGACAAGCTGCCCGGCTCCATCGAGGCCAAGGTCCTGCTCAAGGTCGGCGACAACATCACCACTGACCACATCCTGCCCGCAGGCGCGCAGATCACCGCGCTGCGTTCCAACATTCCGGCCATCAGCCAGTATATCTTCTCCCGCGTGGACGAAGGATTCGTGGGCCGCATGAAGGAGCACGGCAAGGGCATCATCCTGGGCGGCGAGAACTACGGACAGGGCTCCAGCCGCGAACATGCGGCCCTGGGCCCGCGCCACCTGGGCGTCAAGGCCGTGGTGGTCAAATCCCTGGCCCGCATCCATCGCGCCAACCTCATCAACTTCGGCATCCTTCCCCTGCTCCTGGTCGACCCCGCGGACTACGACCGCATGGACGAAGGAACCGACCTGACCATCCCGGCCTCGGAGATCACCCCCGGCGGCATCGTGAACATGGTCGCCGGTTCGGGCGCAACCGTTGCGGTCACAAATGATTTGACCGAAAAGGAACTACAGATTATCCAGGCAGGTGGTCTCCTGAACGCCGTTCGGGAAGGCAAGTCCTAA
- a CDS encoding chorismate mutase, translated as MIKIRKDDGPFEGRPRKDAEQGSSNESPRKEMNRPRRDERRGPRKFNKRNDRDFFGRRPEAPVQDEDGPSKSDEVTGRRYNDISDIDEQILNLLEKRAYLIRKEGAWRKSRQKSLVDPKLEKLLRGSFDRAAGRLGLDAKLSKQLFTLLNQFSLADARKKFEGEGYKLAPRVEPISAGITGPRSFRFTRMMLAMAASAGASVTLAPVTMNAPNKDLAKALKQVGAPIHWDDDFIRNDGGGSLQFEGSMAFVGEDKFNFYMLLCLALGHAGRCKFTGKPSLQLLDASSLNKVLPSLGARVVPMNPNNPGLPIRLECGGAMDEEVTLPGFIDPDFAAALTLAAWSYPGGLTIKGLTSEARDRVAEAVSVLDACGIKAKLGKDSVTVSDGAPSIEPRPRLPLSVPLNAMLLALPLLCGGQINVEGAWPVGEQADRVLEQLKALGLRIDKATENVVATMEGELPEAAAITLGASPDFMPMALALALKAGDARLSGADNDVAIELLDRMGASYEIDGDVIELKPGKPQWDGTWFSPDPIWSMGCALAAFAVPGIVLENHGEVTATWPEFWNFYNSLPTGKMKPKPEREKKDETKRRIKIR; from the coding sequence ATGATCAAGATCCGCAAAGATGACGGTCCCTTCGAGGGCCGCCCCCGCAAGGACGCCGAGCAAGGCTCCTCCAACGAATCCCCCCGCAAAGAAATGAACAGGCCGCGACGCGACGAACGACGCGGACCGCGCAAGTTCAACAAGCGCAACGACCGCGACTTCTTCGGCCGCAGGCCCGAAGCGCCCGTTCAGGACGAAGACGGTCCGTCCAAGTCCGACGAGGTCACCGGCCGCCGCTACAACGACATTTCCGACATCGACGAGCAGATTCTGAACCTGCTGGAAAAGCGCGCCTACCTCATCCGCAAGGAAGGGGCGTGGCGCAAGTCCCGCCAGAAGTCCCTGGTCGATCCCAAGCTGGAGAAGCTGCTGCGCGGCTCCTTCGACAGGGCGGCAGGCCGCCTCGGCCTCGACGCCAAGCTGTCCAAGCAGCTTTTCACCCTGCTCAACCAGTTCTCCCTGGCCGACGCGCGCAAGAAGTTCGAAGGCGAAGGCTACAAGCTCGCCCCGCGCGTTGAGCCCATCTCGGCGGGCATCACCGGCCCCCGCTCCTTCCGCTTCACCCGCATGATGCTGGCCATGGCCGCGAGCGCAGGAGCGTCCGTCACCCTGGCCCCGGTGACCATGAACGCCCCGAACAAGGACCTGGCCAAGGCCCTCAAGCAGGTCGGCGCGCCCATCCACTGGGACGACGACTTCATCCGCAACGATGGCGGCGGGTCCCTCCAGTTCGAAGGCAGCATGGCCTTTGTGGGCGAGGACAAGTTCAACTTCTACATGCTGCTCTGCCTGGCCCTGGGCCACGCGGGCCGATGCAAGTTCACGGGCAAGCCCTCCCTCCAGCTCCTGGACGCCTCGTCGCTGAACAAGGTGCTTCCGTCCCTGGGCGCACGGGTCGTCCCCATGAACCCGAACAATCCCGGCCTGCCTATCCGCCTGGAATGCGGCGGAGCCATGGACGAGGAAGTGACCCTGCCCGGCTTCATTGATCCGGATTTCGCGGCCGCCCTGACCCTGGCCGCATGGTCCTATCCCGGCGGGCTGACCATCAAGGGGCTCACCTCCGAAGCCCGCGACCGCGTGGCCGAAGCCGTGTCCGTGCTCGACGCCTGCGGCATCAAGGCCAAGCTCGGCAAGGATTCCGTGACCGTGTCCGACGGCGCCCCGTCCATCGAGCCCAGGCCGCGACTGCCCCTTTCCGTGCCCCTGAACGCCATGCTCCTGGCCCTGCCCCTGCTGTGCGGCGGCCAGATCAATGTTGAAGGCGCATGGCCCGTCGGCGAACAGGCCGACCGCGTGCTGGAGCAGCTCAAGGCGCTCGGCCTGCGCATCGACAAGGCCACCGAGAACGTGGTCGCCACCATGGAAGGCGAACTGCCCGAGGCAGCGGCCATCACCCTCGGCGCATCCCCCGATTTCATGCCCATGGCCCTCGCCCTGGCGCTCAAGGCGGGCGACGCCCGTCTGTCCGGCGCGGACAACGACGTGGCCATCGAGCTTCTGGACCGCATGGGCGCGAGCTACGAAATCGACGGCGACGTCATCGAGCTCAAACCCGGCAAGCCGCAGTGGGACGGCACCTGGTTCAGCCCCGACCCGATCTGGTCCATGGGCTGCGCCCTGGCCGCCTTCGCGGTGCCCGGCATCGTCCTCGAAAACCATGGCGAGGTGACGGCCACCTGGCCCGAGTTCTGGAACTTCTACAACTCCCTGCCCACGGGCAAGATGAAACCCAAACCGGAACGCGAGAAGAAGGATGAAACAAAAAGAAGAATCAAAATCCGGTAA
- a CDS encoding glycine zipper domain-containing protein produces the protein MKKVLIAALLACFMAAGYGCATKAQQGATVGGLAGATIGALTFKDKLLGAAVGAGVGTLIGYIVGNEWDKHDEAQVQQTLETGRSDQAHTWTNPDTGASYSATPSPPYVSEEKVYRDVYIKDEKDGDTIMAKAWRDDKGVWHLKQ, from the coding sequence ATGAAGAAAGTTTTGATAGCCGCGCTGTTGGCCTGCTTTATGGCTGCCGGATACGGCTGCGCCACCAAGGCTCAGCAAGGCGCGACCGTCGGCGGCTTGGCGGGCGCGACCATCGGCGCGCTGACGTTCAAGGACAAGCTCCTCGGAGCGGCCGTGGGCGCGGGCGTAGGTACCCTGATCGGCTACATCGTCGGCAACGAATGGGACAAGCACGACGAGGCCCAGGTCCAGCAAACCCTGGAAACCGGCCGGTCGGATCAGGCGCACACCTGGACCAACCCCGACACCGGAGCGAGCTATTCGGCCACCCCCAGCCCGCCCTATGTATCGGAGGAAAAGGTCTATCGCGATGTGTACATCAAGGACGAAAAGGATGGCGACACCATCATGGCCAAGGCTTGGCGCGACGACAAGGGCGTCTGGCATCTGAAGCAGTAG
- a CDS encoding tetratricopeptide repeat protein: MFYNMGVIHQDMRNWTRALQDYEAATRLDPGDFQSYSNMAWILATSPDPAVLDGAQALRLSRKACAISANLGTQDTHAAALARTGRFDKAAALQAELIRRARQLEGFPKELLNEMENRLKLYASGSPYTESASTTAY, from the coding sequence GTGTTCTACAACATGGGCGTCATCCATCAGGACATGCGCAACTGGACCCGCGCCCTCCAGGATTACGAAGCCGCCACGCGGCTCGATCCCGGCGACTTCCAGTCATACAGCAACATGGCCTGGATTCTGGCGACCTCGCCGGACCCGGCCGTGCTCGACGGCGCGCAGGCGCTCCGCCTGTCCCGAAAAGCCTGCGCCATCTCGGCCAATCTGGGCACACAGGACACCCACGCGGCCGCCCTCGCCCGGACCGGCCGGTTCGACAAGGCCGCCGCTCTCCAGGCGGAACTGATACGCCGCGCTCGCCAGTTGGAAGGATTCCCGAAGGAACTGCTGAATGAGATGGAAAACCGGCTGAAGCTCTACGCCTCGGGTTCGCCCTACACGGAATCCGCGTCCACGACCGCATACTAA